From the genome of Nicotiana sylvestris chromosome 2, ASM39365v2, whole genome shotgun sequence, one region includes:
- the LOC138884290 gene encoding uncharacterized protein, with protein MIAGLEIAKSLGVEVIEAKYDSLLMVNQVNKSFKVQEDRMQRYLDKMHVTLHRFKEWTLDHVPREQNSEADVLANLGSSVEEDEISPGTIVQLSRSVVEEGNAKIKSTSLTWDWRNKYIEYLKNGKLKSDPKESRALRTKDARFTLTKNGTLYRRTFDRPLAVCLGLGDTDYILREVLEGTCRSHSVAESLIYKIIRVGYYWDSIEKDTKEFVRKYDKCQKFALMIHQSREQLHSVLSPWPFMKWGMDIIGPCQCLQVKLNSFCL; from the coding sequence atgattgcaggtctcgagatagctaaaagcttgggagtagaagtcattgaagccaagtaTGATTCTTTATTAatggtgaaccaagtaaacaaaagcttcaaagttcaagaggatagaatgcaaaggtatttggacaagatGCATGTAACTTTGCACCGTTTCAAGGAGTGGACTTTAgaccatgtacctcgagaacaaaacaGTGAGGCCGATGTACTTGCAAATTTAGGATCGTCGGTCGAGGAAGACGAGATCAGCCCGGGGACTATCGTCCAACTCTCGAGATCCGTGGTCGAAGAAGGTAACGCTAAGATAAAATCCACaagcttaacttgggattggaggaataaatacaTTGAGTACTTAAAAAATGGAAAGCTCAAATCGGATcctaaagaatcgagggccctacgaaccaaagATGCCCGATTCACATTGACTAAAAATGGAACATTATACAGGAGAACATTTGATAGACCATTGGCAGTATGTTTAGGACTAGGGGACACCGATTATATTTTACGAGAGGTCCTTGAAGGCACTTGTCGGAGCCACTCCGTCGCCGAATCGTTGATTTACAAAATCATTAGAGTAGGATACTACTGGGATAGCAtagaaaaagacactaaggagtttgttcgaAAATATGATAAATGTCAAAAGTTTGCATTGATGATCCATCAGTCCAGAGAACAACTTCATTCAGTCCTAtctccatggccattcatgaaatggggtaTGGATATCATCGGCCCCTGCCAATGTctccaggtaaagctaaattcattttgtttatga